From the Danaus plexippus chromosome 5, MEX_DaPlex, whole genome shotgun sequence genome, one window contains:
- the LOC116769056 gene encoding ATP synthase mitochondrial F1 complex assembly factor 1 has translation MALGLRYFIYSVKHPRFTTLRNIMTTSSKLEKAMENLQNNPYYEKYADRIAALQKTSPEEFLKRVDSQHKNKEHEKKKKFAGPVDTRQFSSVLNPKGHRSEGASVEDKKLNDILKLELVLDKSAAEVQNIWEEYHKDKEVISATIPKDSYVSIAQNMKEFPTFLFPLPRSQGYEFIMCQSFGNAVHFTPLLAFQVHKENAPECLTMVHYLELKEKGIVLMRGDYDKNVLDGKEAQCLANQFQMYYSGKDPKKVTLLELFNRSPDTFKHMDLIEELESIQLV, from the exons ATGGCACTCGGTTTAAGATACTTCATTTATTCCGTGAAACATCCCAGATTTACTACATTGCGTAATATAATGACTACTTCTTCTAAGCTCGAAAAGGCTATGGAAAACTTACAAAACAACCCTTATTATGAAAAGTACGCTGATAGGATTGCTGCACTACAAAAAACCTCTCCAGAAGAATTTCTCAAGAGGGTAGATagtcaacataaaaataaagaacacgaaaaaaaaaaaaaatttgccgGACCAGTGGACACGCG ccaATTTTCTTCAGTACTCAATCCTAAAGGCCATCGGAGTGAAGGTGCCAGTGTTgaggataaaaaattaaatgatattttaaagttagaGTTGGTGCTAGACAAGAGTGCTGCAGAAGTCCAAAATATCTGGGAGGAGTATCATAAAGATAAAGAAGTGATATCTGCCACAATCCCAAAGGATTCTTATGTATCCATTGCacaaaatatgaaagaatTTCCAACATTCTTGTTTCCACTCCCACGATCACAAGGCTATGAGTTTATAATGTGCCAAAGTTTTGGGAATGCTGTTCATTTCACTCCACTTTTAGCTTTTCAG GTACATAAAGAAAATGCCCCGGAGTGCTTGACTATGGTTCATTATTTAGAACTCAAGGAAAAGGGAATTGTATTGATGAGAGGGGATTATGACAAg AATGTTCTTGATGGAAAAGAAGCCCAGTGTCTGGCCAACCAGTTCCAGATGTATTACAGCGGGAAGGATCCCAAGAAAGTCACACTCTTAGAACTGTTCAACAGAAGTCCAGACACATTCAAACACATGGACTTGATTGAAGAATTAGAGAGCATacaattagtttaa